The genomic stretch GGTTGGAAAAAGCTTcctagagagagagatattTGATGTTTTCCAATTCCAAACCAATACGATTGGGCCGCGTTGCTGTGGTTGGTAACATTGTACGCCCACGTCTAGATTTTCGCAATATGCGAACATCTCGACGTATCTGTAACAAGACTGCCATTCGGATTGAGGGGGTACCGTCAAAAGACACAAAGTCGCGTTCCTGCTGGCATGGCATGAGATCGTCAGCGACTTGTATTTAGAACTGAATGGAGTTGATGTTGGGTAACTTTCATTGACCTCCGATGACAGCCCATGGCCACTTGCGATGGTAGTCGGATTTTCCCTGGCTCCATATCAGCGGTGCAATAATCGGGTGAATCACAGGCAACATTGGCTCGCCCGCGAGCAGATGTAATGTACGCGGTTGCAGTTTTCTGAACTCAGCCTGAAAAATTTGGAAAGATTCTTGTCTCTTTTTGCTCTGGGAACTAACGTCGATACGTTACAATGATTCATCCCTTGAGCCAAAACGGACTCTAGTAACAATGATGATGACCCGAACGGGGTGTGAGCCTCAAAAACAAGTCATAATGAAAGACGTAGCTATGGCTGTGCCCGTTTATCACAGAACCAGCTATCTCATAGAGGTCCCGACGGTATAATTACTGTCGCCCTTCATTACGGCCCGGAAAAAGACATGGACACGATTATCTGGCAGGAGAGCCAGAGGGCGGAAACATCTGACCGCCCGGACCGCAAATCATCTAGTTCTTGAGATGTGAATTCGCACTGGAAAAATGAGATTGCCATGAGTGCATCCTATAGGTGCAGACACTTCGCCATTCTGCCTTCCAAATTTTGCGTTTGATCCGCATAGAAAACGGAGAATTAACGCTCGGGGGCCATAAAGCATGCGTGAACATTCCCGAATCTTCCAGGGTGTAATCGAGGCGTATAAGTTTCAATGGCCATACAACGGGTTTTTGATTGGTGATGGTAAGAGAGTAATGGACCTGTTCATGACCAAGCAATGGCCGCAAACAAACTCGGTGACTTATGTAATCAATCATCGACACCGCCGCTATGAGCACCCGTGGCGCGGTTGCGTTGTAATTACCAGTCTTTTTGCTCCTGACTCATCCTTTGTCCATCGTATAAGACGACGTTCAGTCGCTTGTAATGCCACCAGCTCGATAACACCTTCTTTTGTCATACAATGCCAGTCGCCAACGTCCCCACCTTATTTGTTGCCGGCCTGGGTAACCTTCCATTTCCAATGACCCGTCATAGGTACGAAATTTGCAGTATGATTCACACTGGCTAAAACTCACTGAAATAAACTGATAGCGTCGGGCAACTTGTAATAGATGCTTTGGCAACCAGATTGGGCATTCGTTTAACATCGGACCGTGGAGGTTACTCTGGTCAAGGCAATGTGCTCATTGGCGAGACGAGAGTCAACCTTGCTCTCTACAAATCAAGTCAGTGAATACTCAACTCATTTATATCCCAACAAGGCTCTTATTCTATTAACCAGAGTCCCTGATGAATATTTCCGGTCCTTCCATCGTCAAAGCCTACAGGCAAACAGTAAACTCTCCAACTTCAATGATTGTACTCGCCGACTCTTTATCACACCGTGTTGAAGCCGTATCTATGAAACTTGGAGGCTCTGCCAATGGGCACAACGGTGTCAAAAGCATAATTTCCGCACTTGGTGGGGAAATGGGTTTTTATCGTTTACGCCTTGGTATAGGACGCGACGAGTCCGACGCGGCTGAGTACGTTATGCGCCAACTTTCGTCGTACGAACGACGATACTGGGTGAATGAGGGCCTTGACCTTGTTCTCCATGAAATAGAAAAGGTAGCGCTGAAAATACGATAAAGTTGTCGACCAACAATGAGGCCGTGCCACGGTAGTAGCGCTCAAACACGAGTGCCGGAAGCTCAACTGAGGTTTGGCTTAGATGGTACATGCGCCACATTGGTGCCATTAAGAGGCCACGCACATTTATTAACTGGTGTCGAGTTCCACTTGCTACAGTGTGCGACATGGCAGTGAACAGGGTGGGTTACTCGGGCAACTGCATCAATCGATCATTGCAAGGCCGGAACACATATCTCACCGAGATACTACTTGACGAGTCTCTCACAGCATTTACATTGCGGTGAAAATCAATACAACTCCCTTGGGATTGGCACAGAAGAAGCGATCACTGTACAAGATTTCAATATCCTCCACTGTTCTAACAATGCCGGAGAGAATTCAAGTACAATCCTCTACAAAATAGTGGAAATGTTACATGTTGCCTCCGAGGTGGTTGCCAGGCATCGAAAATCCCAAGTGTACAGCGGCTGAACCTTCTTTTCACTGATGTATATGATTCATTTCTTCGTCAGATTTTTATACGGTATACCTTACACATGTCAGCTGTTATCAAGGTTATTTGCAACCTCATAATACTTCAATGAAAAGTACGCTGCAAGCTTTCCAGGCCAGATTCTTCGTCAATTGTGATATCAATAAATTGTCGAAACACCGGGCACTGCCAAATGCTGCTTTTGAAATACTATTTGGCTCCGAATTGGATGCTTTGAAACCGCTCTTCGTCGAGAAGTCGGTAGCCGGCTTAGGCAACTGCTCGCTGAGGGACTTCGGAGAGCTTCACGGTCATTGGCATAATGGATGCTCCGTCGTAGAGATCAATTTAGCATACGGGTGCTTGACGTGAACACATATAGATCACCGGTCGTTCTTTCAGTCAATGTCTTGTAGTCGAGGGCTAACGGGGGTCAAGGAGTTGTATCTGTGCCGCACATAATCCAGATATCTGAAGTTAAACTACTAGTAAGCTGCCTCTGCTCACCCGGCGTTCCATACAAAAAGCATGATTAAGTCCGTTCCTGACTCAAAGCCGGTAAAAAATTTCGTCGGGCTTTAATAATCTCAAAAAAATTGTTTTTCTCGAGATTAATTGAGCTACCTCAAAATAATGTGACTGGGCGCCCACAATCAACACAGGGGCTTTGGGCGCGACGCGCATTGCATATCTCGTGACGTGATGTGATGATCATGTTTTGGAACGACTCGGAAGCTTTCTGTCAAAAGTCCCAGTCCCATTTTAACAGCAACTTTAACAGAGTGGCACTGTCGACAATATCTCTCCACTTGAATCCTTATGGCTTCTGTCCGCACCGTCTTCCGTGTATTCTTTTGCTTGCCTCGAGAGAACATTAAGCTTTTTAATGTTCTCAGCCACCCTGAATACTGGTTCACACTGTCATCACAGGGCATCACTGTTGCTACTGCCCACGCACTTTCACGATCAGGGCTCAATTCCGGCTTGCATGTCGTCTATTTCGAGGAGAATATTCACGGACGGCATCAACTACCGCTTCTTCCTACCCAGATTATTTATCCTGTGTGAAGTTCGTCTCGAGGGTAGCCCAACAATGACGGTAGTAATCCTATTGAATTGCTGACACTGTCATAACCCACAGACCAAATACAGCCGCGATTTGCCCATTCTCCCCTTTGTGTTTACTAGCAGAGCAggctcttctttcttctttctttttgcaccTTTTGGTGTACGTTCGTTATTCAACGTGGCTCTTCTGACATCCTGCTAGATCGGGATGCCGTCCTTTACTACTGTACTGGAGGATACTTCCCCTCTTCTAATCTATTCGTCAAATTGGTCTTCTGGGAGGTCGGCGGATGTACTGGCTGAGCTGTATGTTTTTTGAACTCCATTTGCATACCGTGTGGTGTCACTAATCGAGAATTGCACAATCCTATAGATACTCACAAAGTAGCTTCACACTCACCAGCACAAAAGGTGCAACAATGGCGTTCTCGTTTTACGGTTCATCTGTTACTGTGATTGGCGCCAAACGAGGCAATCATGGTGACTATCAAGTTACCATGGATGGTTCGAACTCTCCGCAGTTCAGCGGGAAGGATAGCAATAACCAATTCAACGCAACCTTGTTCAGCTCCAGCAACGAAAAATTAGGGCACCACAATCTTACCATCACAAACTTGGAGGACTCGTTTTTTGATGTAGATTATGTCAGTTGTTTTTCTGTTGAACAATTGTGTCCTTTCTGATGAACATGACTTTTTTAGGTCTTTTTTGACACTAGTGTTGGCACCGACAATGAAGAGCTGATCGTCAATACATATCAAGACAACCACCCTTCATTTACCTAttctccttcttctgcgtGGCATTTGCCCAGTAATGTGGGATTTTTTGTGGGTGGTACGGGCCAGTGCGTAGAGGAAATCATCAATCATAAAAATATTTGTTAAATGCAATGTAGGGCTACCTCGCAAACTTCGGCAACTGCTACTTTCAAATTTGAGGTGAGAAATCTTATTATGGACCATAATATCATCAAATTGATTGCATCCCGACAATTTAAGGGCAAGTTGCATTTTGGACAGAAAGCTGATGAGGCGAAAGTTGATCATTTACTTTACTTATTATTCCAGGGGATGCCGTGGCGCTATACGGACCTGTCGGACCAAACTCGACCAATCTTTACTCGGTCACTGTCGACAACCAAACGTCGTCGATCTTTAGTCCCAACAAATTGTTTTACCGTCCACAGCAAGTTCTTTATTTTGCAGCAGGTTTGGGCGGCGGGCAACACGTTCTGGAAATTCAGGCAATCGGACA from Psilocybe cubensis strain MGC-MH-2018 chromosome 2, whole genome shotgun sequence encodes the following:
- a CDS encoding Peptidyl-tRNA hydrolase, translated to MTRHSVGQLVIDALATRLGIRLTSDRGGYSGQGNVLIGETRVNLALYKSKSLMNISGPSIVKAYRQTVNSPTSMIVLADSLSHRVEAVSMKLGGSANGHNGVKSIISALGGEMGFYRLRLGIGRDESDAAEYVMRQLSSYERRYWVNEGLDLVLHEIEKVALKIR